ACCCTTGTACCCGTTATTTTTTGAAAATGCTTTATGAGAAGGCAAGAACAAACTTACAATAAATAATATCAAAGTAAACAAAGCAAATAATCTTTTTTTCACACTCTTCACCCCTTTCCTCTTATTTTAGTTTCTAAAATATATTTCCGTTTCAACTATCTTTTTTGTACTCTTTTTTCTTCCTTTAGATAGCTGTAATTTCACATAAATACCCTTAGTTCCTGCGAAATATCTTTCATTTCCTGCTGGCTTAATCATAAGTTTGTCCACATCTTTTGCAATTGCTTTTTCATTCTTATCATCACCAGTACTCATATATAATTTGTTTTCCTTTAAATAAAATTGGTAATATGCATTTTTCTTAAATACATTGTCTATTTTTATGCTTTTAATTGAAATAAAATCTTTTTTCTCTTCTTCACTCCTTTCATCACTATGTGAATATACAGTTAAATCATTTTCATTAACCACCTGCAATACCATACTGCATCCCATAGCTTTTTCTGTTATTTTTTCTATAGCCTTATCTCCTTCTTCTTGCAAATTTATTTCCGTTTCTGTACTACTGTAACTTTTATAATTTGTATTGAAAAAAGTATACAAAATTGAAAGGACTATGAAAAATATAGCAGCAGTTATTAAAGTTTCTACGAGAGTAAATCCCTTCTTATTCATATAAACACCTAATTTCTATTTAAGTATTTTCCACTTTGAAACTTTTATTACCTTTTCTCTAGTAAATCTATTTCCCATACTCCACTTTGGATTTATATTTACATAAGAATATTCTCCATTTTCACTTTCAGGGAACATTATTTTGAACGTCTCATAATTATCCGCTATAAGCTTTTTTACTAAAGCATCATTATAAGTTATCTTACACTTCTGTGATAAATTTAAATTTCCTGTAGCTATTATTGTTCCAGTGAAATTTATTTCCTGGTCAATATTTAAATCTCCATCAACAATAAGTATTCCTTTTTTAAAATCTTTAGGTAATGAGTAGCCATCTTTGACTACCAGTATTTTACTGCCATCCTTATAGGACTTTTCCATTGATTTAAAGTTATTCTTATACTCATCTAAACTCTTCAGCTTATCACTCTGAATGGTTACCTCATCATTATAATCCTTTAGCCCATCACCCATATTAAGCACTTCAGTTATATATGTTTTTTTAGCCTCTATAACCTTCTCTTCCCCAGAA
The DNA window shown above is from Haloimpatiens massiliensis and carries:
- a CDS encoding PilW family protein, with amino-acid sequence MNKKGFTLVETLITAAIFFIVLSILYTFFNTNYKSYSSTETEINLQEEGDKAIEKITEKAMGCSMVLQVVNENDLTVYSHSDERSEEEKKDFISIKSIKIDNVFKKNAYYQFYLKENKLYMSTGDDKNEKAIAKDVDKLMIKPAGNERYFAGTKGIYVKLQLSKGRKKSTKKIVETEIYFRN